In one window of Tubulanus polymorphus chromosome 3, tnTubPoly1.2, whole genome shotgun sequence DNA:
- the LOC141902203 gene encoding kin of IRRE-like protein 3, whose protein sequence is MATSTLSITATKTMNQARYRCQTGNLYKDTTITVHYPADSVSLTPLKSVVRKGGSIRFNCSATDGNPSNYTFRWQFSAISGVWKSIESTESRKDHLNLDNLSKAYSGRYRCQVTNTAGFTISNIATVDVQYAPRLSRELEPVTARLGESAEFTIIYDANPSTTTINCSSNLTSKGIWSTPVKMYWKVILESVQASDYGFHSCQLKHSIGSLEITLKLIEFVGGKWSDAITVNPLMIAGVILGSTSFVLVVMFLLALVYITRQLRNGGLVVKHESNQP, encoded by the exons ATGGCTACTAGTACATTATCTATTACTGcaactaaaactatgaatCAGGCTCGATACAGATGTCAAACTGGAAATCTTTACAAAGATACAACAATTACCGTTCACT ATCCCGCCGATTCCGTTTCGTTGACACCATTAAAAAGTGTAGTAAGAAAAGGCGGTTCAATTCGGTTTAACTGTTCTGCAACCGATGGTAATCCTAGCAATTACACTTTTCGCTGGCAATTCTCAGCTATATCGGGTGTCTGGAAATCAATTGAATCAACTGAATCCAGAAAGGATCATCTCAACCTGGACAATTTATCAAAAGCTTATTCAGGGCGATACAGATGTCAAGTAACAAATACAGCGGGTTTTACTATCAGTAATATTGCTACTGTCGATGTTCAAT ATGCACCAAGGCTCTCAAGAGAACTCGAACCCGTCACAGCGAGATTAGGAGAAAGTGCTGAATTCACGATAATCTACGATGCAAATCCGTCAACGACAACTATAAATTGCAGCTCCAATTTAACATCCAAGGGAATTTGGTCAACCCCGGTAAAAATGTACTGGAAGGTTATTTTGGAATCAGTTCAGGCGTCCGATTATGGATTTCATTCGTGTCAACTGAAGCATTCCATTGGTAGCTTAGAAATTACATTAAAACTCATAGAATTCG TTGGTGGCAAGTGGAGTGACGCCATAACAGTTAATCCCCTAATGATTGCCGGTGTGATTCTTGGTAGCACGTCGTTCGTTCTGGTCGTGATGTTCTTGCTCGCACTTGTTTATATAACAAGACAACTCAGAAACGGAGGTCTTGTCGTTAAGCACGAATCGAATCAACCGTAa